The stretch of DNA aaacaaaaaacaaatacacaaacaaacatataaccGTATGTAACATTTGAAAACAGTTGAAAAGGCATTGATCACGGATTGCAGCAAAATCTTTATCTGAGGCTATGGCTACAGGCTATGCATgcatacatccttgtaagttgaGAGCACCATTCACCACTGCACATTTCTGTTTGAATCAACTCCACCATTTCCAGTTCCAATCTTCACAAGGTTCTGTTGGATTGGTGTTGCAAGATGCTAAAGTCTTTGCACAGAATCAATCAATCCTCAATGAATCCAATTGACTGATACCTCTTATCAATACTATTAACGGTTTAATACCCCAGTTCCTATAAGCATAACAGTGTTTGACATACTCCACAGTGTCTCAGTCTTTTCCAAATATATGTCCACACACTGACTGGGTTGATGGGTGAAACTGGAGGGCTATAGGGTTTGGTGTCAGGCCTCTGTGAACCCAACAGAACTGAATAGAGAGCTGTGATATCGTGTTTCAGCTTTCCTTCAGGGTTTGGGGACAAAGGAACAAGGGGGACCACACCCACTGGCTTGATCTATAAAGCCAGACCCCTGCGTCTCAGGTGATCCCTTCTCACCATCGACCTCATGCAGTGATGACCTGCCAGTCGCCCTGAAAGGCCCGCTTTACAGTTGAAGGAGCAGGGACCGAACACGAGCATGGCGTCACAGGGGCTGCAGATCTTGGGCATTATGCTGGCCATGATCGGTTGGCTCGGCAGCATAATCACCTGCGCGATGCCGATGTGGCGGGTGACGGCCTTCGTCGGAGCCAACATCGTGACGGCACAGGTcatctgggagggcctgtggATGACCTGCGTGGTGCAGAGCACGGGCCAGATGCAGTGTAAGGTCTACGACTCCATGCTGGCTCTGCCTCAGGACCTGCAGGCGGCGCGCGCCATGACGATCATCGCCATCATCGTGGGCATCTTCGGCGTGCTCATGGCCATCGTCGGCGGCAAGTGCACCAACTGCCTGGAGGACCAGAGCGCCAAGGCCAAGGCCTGCATCGTCTCTGGCATCATCTTCACCATCGCCGCCTTCCTAGTTCTGGTGCCAGTGTCCTGGTCGGCCCATACGCTGATTCGCGACTTCTACAACCCGCTGGTGACTGCTGCGCAGCGCCGGGAGCTGGGGGCCGCGCTCTACATCGGGTGGGGCGCCTCGGGGCTCCTACTGATGGGAGGGGGGCTCCTCTGCTGGAACTGCCCCCCCAGAGACCACCAGGCCTACGGAGCGGCCCAGTACGTCCCAGCCAGGTCCAAAACCTCAGGGGATTACGTGTGAGGTGTACGGCCACAACCAGGTGATCCATACTGCAGGGGGCTGAGGTCTctgaggactgt from Clupea harengus chromosome 8, Ch_v2.0.2, whole genome shotgun sequence encodes:
- the LOC122133109 gene encoding claudin-4-like encodes the protein MASQGLQILGIMLAMIGWLGSIITCAMPMWRVTAFVGANIVTAQVIWEGLWMTCVVQSTGQMQCKVYDSMLALPQDLQAARAMTIIAIIVGIFGVLMAIVGGKCTNCLEDQSAKAKACIVSGIIFTIAAFLVLVPVSWSAHTLIRDFYNPLVTAAQRRELGAALYIGWGASGLLLMGGGLLCWNCPPRDHQAYGAAQYVPARSKTSGDYV